The following are encoded in a window of Aromatoleum petrolei genomic DNA:
- a CDS encoding autotransporter domain-containing protein, whose protein sequence is MTRPILLGIAVAAAFSASATAADFSNMYFFGDSLSDAGSFSALVPPGTGRFTTNPGPVWSENLAAALGTDAVPALAGGTNYAMGGARVTSLPGYPDADPTRFATPIRSQIDAYLASTGGRADPGALYSVWGGANDLFLALETSGNPLGDIVTAATDQVAAVGALKAAGARYILVATMPDIGATPFGVSVGPVNAAGITALSSAYSQVLYGGLAAARIQVIPLDTFSLLREVGADPARYGFANVTTPACGATPSLVCTSADFVAPDADQSFLFADSVHPSTAGHRVIADYALSVLRAPGAVSLLAESPLYTREALYSTVQDQLALSAWARGQSGHNLWASLGGGRVKYSSSEAVPGASGNPYDLAVGVDTWLTPSLSVGAAVGLATLDADFSADGGDYAQREQTVALYAGYRSGALHAMAVGAFGSIDYDIRRDLTLGAAQRAMKGSTSGTNLSLGMFAGYDFTAGALRHGPTLGVHLQQVEVDGFTEKGQSSTTMSFRSQDRNSLLGSVGYRASWNLGRYLPYARVALNHDFEDDDRTVRANLASLPANGFALPAFAPERTWGSAVVGVGAKFSPTLSGNVALSTRVAQDDVRVWALQAGLSLGF, encoded by the coding sequence ATGACCAGACCGATCCTGCTCGGCATCGCCGTTGCGGCCGCATTCAGCGCGAGCGCGACTGCCGCGGATTTCAGCAACATGTATTTCTTCGGCGACAGCCTGAGCGATGCCGGCAGTTTCTCGGCCCTCGTCCCGCCCGGGACTGGCCGCTTCACGACCAACCCGGGGCCGGTTTGGAGCGAGAATCTCGCCGCCGCGCTCGGGACGGATGCCGTGCCGGCCTTGGCCGGCGGTACCAACTACGCGATGGGCGGCGCGCGCGTGACGTCCCTGCCGGGCTATCCGGACGCCGATCCGACCCGTTTCGCCACGCCGATCCGCAGCCAGATCGACGCCTATCTCGCCTCCACCGGCGGCCGGGCGGATCCGGGCGCCCTGTATTCCGTATGGGGCGGCGCGAACGACCTGTTCCTCGCTCTGGAGACATCCGGAAACCCGCTCGGCGACATCGTCACGGCCGCCACCGATCAGGTCGCGGCGGTCGGCGCGCTGAAGGCCGCCGGCGCACGCTACATTCTCGTCGCCACGATGCCCGACATCGGTGCCACGCCCTTCGGCGTCTCGGTCGGTCCGGTCAATGCTGCGGGGATCACGGCGCTGTCCAGCGCCTACAGCCAGGTGCTGTACGGCGGTCTGGCCGCAGCGCGGATCCAGGTGATCCCGCTCGACACCTTTTCCCTGCTGCGCGAAGTAGGCGCCGATCCCGCACGCTACGGCTTTGCGAACGTCACGACCCCGGCCTGCGGGGCGACGCCCTCGCTGGTATGCACGTCGGCCGACTTCGTCGCCCCCGACGCCGACCAGAGCTTCCTGTTCGCCGACAGCGTCCATCCGAGCACCGCCGGCCATCGCGTGATCGCGGACTATGCGCTGAGCGTGCTGCGCGCGCCGGGCGCGGTCTCGCTGCTGGCGGAGTCGCCGCTGTACACCCGCGAGGCGCTCTACTCCACGGTGCAGGACCAGCTCGCGCTCAGTGCCTGGGCGCGCGGGCAGAGCGGGCACAACCTGTGGGCGAGTCTGGGCGGCGGACGCGTCAAATACTCGTCGAGCGAGGCGGTGCCCGGCGCCAGCGGCAACCCCTACGACCTCGCCGTGGGCGTCGATACCTGGCTCACGCCCTCGCTCAGCGTCGGTGCTGCCGTCGGCCTGGCGACGCTGGATGCCGACTTCTCCGCGGATGGAGGCGACTATGCACAGCGTGAGCAGACCGTCGCGCTGTATGCCGGCTATCGCAGCGGGGCCCTGCACGCGATGGCGGTCGGCGCTTTCGGCAGCATCGACTACGATATTCGCCGCGATCTCACCCTCGGCGCCGCGCAGCGCGCCATGAAGGGCTCCACCTCGGGCACCAACCTCTCGCTGGGCATGTTCGCCGGCTATGACTTCACTGCCGGCGCGCTGCGTCACGGCCCGACGCTGGGTGTGCATCTGCAACAGGTCGAGGTCGACGGTTTCACCGAGAAGGGGCAGTCATCGACGACGATGTCCTTCCGTAGCCAGGACCGCAACTCTCTGCTCGGCAGCGTCGGTTATCGGGCGAGCTGGAATCTTGGCCGCTACTTGCCGTACGCGCGCGTGGCCCTCAACCACGACTTCGAGGACGACGACCGCACGGTACGCGCCAACCTCGCCAGCCTGCCGGCCAACGGCTTCGCGCTGCCCGCCTTCGCCCCCGAGCGCACCTGGGGCTCGGCCGTCGTAGGCGTCGGCGCGAAGTTCTCTCCGACGCTGAGCGGCAACGTTGCGCTATCGACGCGCGTCGCGCAGGACGACGTGCGCGTCTGGGCGCTGCAGGCGGGGCTCAGCCTCGGTTTCTGA
- the ruvC gene encoding crossover junction endodeoxyribonuclease RuvC, with protein MKVTSASRIVATRILGLDPGLRITGFGVIDKLGSQLRYVASGCIRTRDGELPGRLKTLLDGVREVITTYTPDQAAVEKVFVNVNPQSTLLLGQARGAVICGAVSCDLPVHEYTALQVKQAVVGYGKANKEQVQHMVQRLLSLDGSPSPDAADALACAICHAHGGEGLAGGIGGRRRAGRILVMP; from the coding sequence ATGAAGGTCACATCCGCATCACGCATCGTCGCTACCCGCATCCTGGGACTCGACCCGGGGCTGCGCATCACGGGCTTCGGCGTCATCGACAAGCTCGGCAGCCAGTTGCGCTACGTCGCCAGCGGCTGCATCCGGACGCGCGACGGGGAGCTGCCGGGGCGGCTGAAGACGTTGCTTGATGGCGTGCGCGAGGTCATCACGACCTACACGCCGGACCAGGCTGCGGTGGAGAAGGTGTTCGTTAACGTGAACCCCCAATCCACGCTGCTGCTCGGGCAGGCGCGCGGCGCGGTGATCTGCGGCGCCGTGTCCTGCGACCTGCCGGTGCATGAGTACACGGCGCTGCAGGTCAAACAGGCGGTGGTCGGCTACGGCAAGGCGAACAAGGAACAGGTGCAGCACATGGTGCAGCGGCTGCTGTCGCTCGACGGCAGCCCCAGCCCGGACGCGGCCGACGCCCTCGCGTGCGCGATCTGCCACGCGCATGGCGGCGAAGGGCTTGCGGGCGGGATTGGCGGGCGCCGGCGCGCCGGACGCATCCTCGTCATGCCGTGA
- a CDS encoding Gx transporter family protein gives MTPSTIEIVPTADDRRIARLAAAAIVLTVAEAAIPLPLPGVKPGLANIVTLVVLARWGWRDAVWVALLRVFAGGLLLGQLFAPGFFLSLSGSLASLATLGLAMHLPRRWFGPVSLSVFAAFAHIGGQLLLARLWLVPHDGVFYLVPVFALAATVFGLVNGLVAAKLMQGGDRGKN, from the coding sequence ACTCCCTCAACTATTGAGATCGTTCCGACCGCGGACGACCGGCGCATCGCGCGCCTGGCCGCCGCCGCGATCGTGCTCACCGTCGCCGAGGCCGCGATCCCCCTGCCGTTGCCGGGGGTGAAACCGGGCCTGGCGAACATCGTGACCCTGGTCGTGCTCGCACGCTGGGGCTGGCGCGATGCCGTATGGGTGGCGCTGCTGCGCGTGTTCGCCGGCGGCCTGCTGCTCGGCCAGCTTTTCGCGCCCGGTTTTTTCCTCAGCCTCTCGGGTTCGCTCGCCAGCCTCGCCACGCTCGGCCTTGCGATGCACTTGCCGCGCCGCTGGTTTGGCCCCGTGAGCCTCAGCGTTTTCGCCGCCTTCGCGCACATCGGTGGCCAGCTCCTGCTCGCGCGGCTGTGGCTCGTGCCCCACGATGGCGTGTTCTACCTCGTGCCGGTGTTCGCCCTTGCCGCGACGGTGTTCGGCCTGGTTAACGGATTGGTGGCCGCGAAGCTGATGCAGGGCGGGGACCGAGGGAAGAACTGA